A window of Corallococcus macrosporus DSM 14697 contains these coding sequences:
- a CDS encoding di-heme oxidoredictase family protein has protein sequence MKTLTRWMRGLGCACALGLVGCSPSGSEPPKAPQIAPDIFGDLGDVVPFATQEQRESFERGRQVVLRRFTPEEGLGPAFNVASCVNCHEKPVVGGGAGRYRNFLLVGQTLPDGSFVNTGVNGVQPHFTLDGVRRPTDAATNTLATRNPIPFFGVGLLAEIPDEVILRNADPDDADGDGISGRPNYDRGFVGRFGRKSQTVSIEGFIRGPVFNHMGITSNPLSEAAKARLPVPSALDGLPDTTQSADGLRTVRQAQAAAPDEPTVDDDGVPDPEMSEQELFDLVSFSMLTAAPRPDAPTPASEAGQQLFATLRCDACHVPALEGPRGLIPLYSDLLLHDMGPELDDGIVMKLAGGSEFRTQPLWGIAAAGPYLHDGRADDLDEAIRLHGGEARRSREAYVALSLSEQAKVIAFLESLGGRAQRSDGMLPPEAPVPPTGDWGGPAVALNAQDQERFRQGQHLFDRDFGLREGVGPHFNGDSCRACHFDPVPGGAGGLDLDVTRQGIFVDGTFVYPTPGTMAHRHGPVDARPPLDPRSNFFERRQTPALFGLGLIERIPEALILANEDPGDADGDGVRGRAHRLADGRLGRFGWKANVPDVHEFVRDALSNELGLTLADEPARTFGTARDDDDVADPEVGLPTLETLTFYLSTLAPPPRTGARPDLDGAGLALFHDVGCAKCHVPSFPTPDGQTVRLYSDLLLHDVMRHGRRGVEDGPAGMYELRTPPLWGLAHTAPYLHDGAASTVAAAITLHGSEAEPSRRAYEALSPPERDALLAFLQTL, from the coding sequence ATGAAGACACTGACACGCTGGATGCGTGGGCTGGGTTGCGCCTGCGCGCTGGGGCTCGTGGGGTGCTCCCCTTCGGGCTCCGAGCCCCCCAAGGCCCCCCAGATTGCCCCCGACATCTTCGGCGACCTGGGAGACGTGGTTCCCTTCGCGACGCAGGAGCAACGGGAGAGCTTCGAACGAGGACGGCAGGTGGTGCTGCGCCGCTTCACTCCGGAGGAGGGCCTGGGCCCGGCCTTCAACGTGGCGAGCTGCGTGAACTGCCATGAGAAGCCCGTTGTCGGCGGTGGCGCGGGCCGGTACCGCAACTTCCTCCTGGTGGGCCAGACGCTGCCGGATGGCTCCTTCGTCAACACCGGCGTCAACGGGGTGCAGCCGCACTTCACGCTGGACGGCGTGCGCCGCCCCACCGACGCCGCCACCAACACCCTGGCCACCCGCAACCCCATCCCCTTCTTCGGCGTGGGCCTGCTCGCGGAAATCCCAGACGAGGTCATCCTGCGGAACGCGGACCCGGATGACGCGGACGGTGACGGCATCAGCGGCCGGCCCAACTACGACCGGGGCTTCGTCGGCCGCTTCGGCCGGAAGTCCCAGACGGTCTCCATCGAGGGATTCATCCGAGGCCCCGTCTTCAACCACATGGGCATCACCTCCAACCCCTTGTCGGAGGCGGCCAAGGCCCGGCTCCCCGTGCCGAGCGCGCTGGATGGGCTGCCGGACACCACACAGTCCGCGGACGGCCTGCGCACGGTGCGCCAGGCCCAGGCGGCGGCGCCGGATGAACCGACCGTGGATGATGACGGCGTGCCGGACCCGGAGATGAGCGAGCAGGAGCTGTTCGACCTCGTCTCCTTCTCCATGCTCACGGCGGCGCCCCGGCCGGACGCGCCCACGCCAGCGTCGGAGGCGGGCCAGCAGCTCTTCGCCACGCTTCGCTGCGATGCCTGCCACGTCCCCGCGCTGGAGGGGCCTCGCGGGCTCATCCCGCTCTACAGCGACCTGCTCCTGCATGACATGGGGCCGGAGCTGGATGACGGCATCGTGATGAAGCTGGCGGGTGGCTCGGAGTTCCGGACGCAGCCGCTGTGGGGCATCGCCGCCGCGGGCCCCTATCTGCACGACGGCCGCGCGGACGACCTGGACGAGGCCATCCGGCTCCACGGCGGCGAGGCGCGGCGCTCACGGGAGGCCTACGTGGCCTTGAGCCTTTCGGAGCAGGCGAAGGTCATCGCCTTCCTGGAGTCCCTGGGCGGCCGCGCGCAGCGCAGCGACGGCATGTTGCCGCCCGAAGCCCCGGTGCCTCCCACCGGCGACTGGGGTGGCCCCGCCGTGGCGCTCAACGCCCAGGACCAGGAGCGCTTCCGCCAGGGGCAGCACCTGTTCGACCGGGACTTCGGCCTCCGCGAGGGCGTAGGCCCGCACTTCAATGGCGACTCCTGCCGCGCCTGCCACTTCGACCCGGTGCCGGGCGGCGCGGGAGGCCTGGACCTGGACGTCACGCGCCAGGGCATCTTCGTGGACGGCACCTTCGTCTATCCGACGCCGGGCACCATGGCGCACCGGCATGGCCCGGTGGACGCGCGGCCGCCTCTGGACCCGCGCAGCAACTTCTTCGAGCGGCGTCAGACGCCCGCCCTCTTCGGCCTGGGCCTCATCGAACGCATCCCCGAGGCGCTCATCCTCGCCAACGAGGACCCCGGGGATGCCGACGGCGACGGGGTTCGCGGCCGGGCGCATCGCCTGGCGGACGGGCGGCTGGGCCGCTTCGGCTGGAAGGCCAACGTGCCCGACGTGCACGAGTTCGTCCGGGATGCGCTGAGCAACGAGCTGGGGCTGACGCTGGCCGACGAGCCCGCGCGAACCTTCGGCACGGCGCGGGATGACGACGACGTCGCGGACCCGGAGGTGGGGCTGCCGACCCTCGAAACCCTCACCTTCTACCTGTCCACGCTGGCGCCGCCGCCTCGCACCGGCGCCCGGCCCGACCTGGACGGCGCGGGGCTCGCGCTGTTCCATGACGTGGGCTGCGCCAAGTGCCACGTCCCCTCCTTCCCCACCCCGGACGGGCAGACGGTCCGCCTCTACAGTGACCTGCTGCTGCATGACGTGATGCGCCACGGGCGCAGGGGCGTGGAGGACGGACCCGCCGGGATGTACGAGCTGCGCACCCCGCCGCTGTGGGGACTGGCCCATACGGCGCCCTACCTTCATGACGGCGCAGCCAGCACCGTGGCCGCCGCCATCACCCTGCACGGCAGCGAGGCGGAGCCCTCGCGGCGCGCCTACGAGGCCCTCTCCCCGCCGGAGCGGGACGCCCTGCTCGCGTTCCTCCAGACGCTCTGA
- a CDS encoding LysM peptidoglycan-binding domain-containing protein has translation MSNYRIRRGDTLSALAVRFGTTVSKLARDNNIKNPDLIYTGNTLRIGGYSGRDSFDAGGGRQGVRGGGTGGTGGGNSVGGATGAGPSNASSTMRRLADAGRAAALSMGGYNSQGLCATGVSRAIQNAFGFKVWGNGNQIDNNLPRDKFKQVNMSLEEALKIPGLVLTWEKTSSRLGSIYGHTAITTGDGHSSASDFIERNTTNNGRSGFKVFMPTF, from the coding sequence ATGTCCAACTACCGCATCCGACGTGGCGACACCCTTTCCGCCCTGGCCGTCCGTTTCGGCACCACCGTCTCCAAGCTGGCCCGAGACAACAACATCAAGAACCCCGACCTCATCTACACGGGCAACACGCTGCGTATCGGCGGCTACTCCGGCCGTGACAGCTTTGACGCGGGCGGCGGGCGTCAGGGCGTCCGCGGCGGCGGCACGGGTGGGACGGGCGGAGGCAACAGCGTGGGCGGCGCGACGGGCGCGGGCCCCAGCAACGCGAGCTCCACGATGCGCCGGCTGGCCGACGCGGGCCGCGCCGCGGCGCTGAGCATGGGCGGCTACAACAGCCAGGGCCTGTGCGCCACGGGCGTGAGCCGGGCCATCCAGAACGCCTTCGGCTTCAAGGTCTGGGGCAATGGCAACCAGATCGACAACAACCTGCCGCGCGACAAGTTCAAGCAGGTCAACATGTCGCTGGAGGAGGCGCTGAAGATTCCGGGCCTCGTCCTCACCTGGGAGAAGACGTCCTCCCGCCTGGGCAGCATCTACGGCCACACCGCCATCACCACCGGTGACGGCCACTCCTCGGCCAGCGACTTCATCGAGCGCAACACGACCAACAACGGTCGCAGCGGCTTCAAGGTCTTCATGCCCACCTTCTAG
- a CDS encoding LysR family transcriptional regulator translates to MRLDLADCRLFLCIVDAGSITQGAQRANLTLASASERLRSIEDAVGVKLLERRPRGVVTTEAGDALVHHARLMLQQQALLKDELEAFVSGRRGTLRLHANTAALTEFLPEKLAPWLARNPRVNVELRERTSADIVKAVEAGLAEAGLISDAVETRALQVRPVEPHPLVLIIPAGHALASAASLALSDVQGEPFVGLAPDSALQEHLNGHARRAGFELSYRVRMKDFRGLCELVSHGVGLGIVPERVVWRHHREGTYRRVPLSDAWAQRRLCVCFQDWERLSAPVRDLLEHLLAV, encoded by the coding sequence ATGCGGCTGGACCTCGCGGATTGTCGGCTGTTCCTCTGCATCGTGGATGCGGGGAGCATCACGCAGGGGGCGCAACGCGCGAACCTGACGCTGGCCTCGGCGAGCGAGCGGCTGCGGAGCATCGAGGACGCCGTCGGCGTCAAGCTGCTGGAGCGGCGGCCTCGGGGCGTGGTGACGACGGAGGCGGGAGACGCCCTGGTGCATCACGCCCGGTTGATGCTGCAACAGCAGGCGTTGTTGAAGGATGAGCTGGAGGCCTTCGTGTCAGGCCGCCGCGGGACCCTCCGCCTCCACGCCAACACCGCCGCGTTGACGGAGTTTCTTCCCGAGAAGCTGGCGCCCTGGCTCGCCCGGAACCCACGCGTGAATGTGGAGCTGCGGGAGCGCACCAGCGCGGACATCGTCAAGGCGGTGGAGGCGGGGCTGGCGGAGGCGGGGCTCATCTCCGACGCCGTGGAGACCCGCGCGCTTCAGGTCCGCCCGGTCGAGCCGCATCCCCTGGTGCTCATCATCCCCGCCGGGCATGCGCTGGCCTCGGCCGCGAGCCTCGCGCTGAGCGACGTTCAAGGTGAGCCGTTCGTCGGCCTGGCGCCCGACAGCGCGCTGCAGGAGCACCTCAACGGGCACGCACGCCGGGCGGGCTTCGAGCTGTCCTACCGCGTCCGGATGAAGGACTTCCGGGGCCTGTGCGAGCTGGTGTCCCACGGCGTGGGCCTGGGCATCGTCCCGGAGCGCGTGGTTTGGCGGCATCACCGGGAAGGGACCTATCGGCGGGTGCCCCTGTCGGACGCATGGGCCCAGCGCCGCCTCTGTGTCTGCTTCCAGGATTGGGAGCGCCTGTCGGCTCCGGTTCGCGACCTGCTGGAGCATCTGCTCGCGGTTTAG
- a CDS encoding SRPBCC family protein: MKAALWGIGGAGLGVGLMYWTDPRSGRWRRSHLQGKAVHAAHEAGGAVGVVARDLSQRSRGVYFESLRKLHRAPVDDLVLEERVRSALGRVCSHPGAIRVTARDGMVRLEGPILVEELRRVLPRIGKVPGVHGVDNQLVPYAEGSAHPALQGGIMRSGESRLFFQEHWSPSERLFGALGGLTLTAWGLGRRGLSGTLAALGGVVLSTRALTNLGMRRLTGLGAGRRAITLHKDINVDAPVEEVFAFWKEMQNFPRFMTHVDEVIPGTEGRSHWKVRGPAGLHFEWDAVVTKFVPNKVLAWKSVEGTAVENLGVIHFEPTPRGGTRVDIRLSYNPPAGAIGHAFAKLLGADPKKQMDDDLLRFKSLLERGRATGREAKVTREELAPRRREARDTLTH; encoded by the coding sequence ATGAAAGCTGCCCTTTGGGGAATCGGTGGCGCGGGGCTGGGGGTGGGGCTGATGTACTGGACGGACCCACGCAGCGGCCGCTGGCGCAGGTCGCACCTGCAGGGGAAGGCCGTGCACGCGGCGCATGAAGCGGGAGGCGCGGTGGGCGTGGTGGCCCGGGACCTCTCACAGCGCTCGCGCGGCGTCTATTTCGAGTCGCTCCGCAAGCTGCACCGCGCACCGGTGGACGACCTCGTCCTGGAAGAACGCGTGCGCTCGGCCCTGGGCCGCGTGTGCTCGCATCCCGGGGCCATTCGCGTGACGGCGCGGGACGGCATGGTCCGGTTGGAAGGCCCCATCCTGGTCGAGGAGCTCCGGCGCGTCCTGCCGCGCATCGGCAAGGTGCCTGGGGTGCATGGGGTGGACAACCAGCTCGTTCCCTACGCGGAAGGGTCGGCGCACCCGGCGCTTCAAGGAGGCATCATGCGCTCTGGCGAGTCGAGGCTCTTCTTCCAGGAACATTGGTCCCCGTCCGAGCGGCTCTTCGGTGCGCTGGGGGGCCTGACGTTGACGGCCTGGGGCCTGGGGCGGCGGGGACTTTCGGGCACGCTGGCGGCGCTGGGCGGCGTGGTGCTGAGCACCCGGGCGCTGACGAACCTGGGGATGCGCCGGCTCACCGGGCTGGGCGCGGGCCGGCGGGCCATCACCCTGCACAAGGACATCAACGTCGACGCGCCGGTGGAGGAGGTGTTCGCCTTCTGGAAGGAGATGCAGAACTTCCCCCGGTTCATGACGCACGTGGATGAGGTGATTCCGGGGACCGAGGGCCGGTCGCACTGGAAGGTGCGAGGGCCCGCGGGGCTGCACTTCGAATGGGATGCCGTCGTCACGAAGTTCGTGCCCAACAAGGTGCTGGCCTGGAAGAGCGTGGAGGGCACCGCGGTGGAGAACCTGGGCGTCATCCACTTCGAGCCCACGCCGCGCGGCGGGACGCGGGTGGACATCCGGCTGTCCTACAACCCGCCGGCGGGGGCCATTGGCCATGCCTTCGCGAAGCTGCTGGGCGCGGACCCCAAGAAGCAGATGGATGACGACCTGCTGCGCTTCAAGTCGCTGCTGGAGCGGGGCCGGGCCACGGGCCGGGAGGCGAAGGTGACGCGCGAGGAGCTCGCGCCCCGGCGCCGGGAGGCCCGCGACACCCTGACGCATTGA
- a CDS encoding phosphoribosyltransferase, protein MQEPQFQDRYEGGRVLADHLRRHAGQPGTLVLALPRGGVPVAAEVARKLGIPLDVFLVRKLGTPGHEELAMGAIASGGVRVLNRAVVDELNISREQLEATTRRESQELQRREQRYREGRPPPDVRGRTVILVDDGLATGTTMRAAVAALRIQGPAAIIVAVPVAPEETCESLGQVADEVVCVRTPEPFYSVGLWYRDFAQTEDDEVRALLAQAAREQQAPDATQPSA, encoded by the coding sequence ATGCAAGAGCCTCAATTCCAGGACCGCTATGAAGGAGGCCGTGTCCTCGCTGACCACCTGCGGCGCCATGCAGGGCAACCCGGCACCCTGGTGCTGGCCCTGCCCCGGGGCGGCGTGCCCGTGGCCGCCGAGGTCGCCCGGAAGTTGGGCATCCCCCTGGACGTCTTCCTGGTGCGCAAGCTCGGCACCCCCGGACACGAGGAGCTGGCCATGGGCGCCATCGCCTCCGGCGGCGTGCGCGTCCTGAACCGCGCGGTGGTGGACGAGCTCAACATCAGCCGCGAGCAGCTTGAAGCCACGACCCGGCGCGAGTCGCAGGAGCTCCAGCGGCGCGAGCAGCGCTACCGCGAAGGCCGTCCGCCTCCCGACGTGCGCGGCCGCACGGTCATCCTGGTGGATGACGGGCTGGCCACCGGGACGACGATGCGCGCGGCCGTGGCGGCGCTGCGAATCCAGGGGCCCGCGGCCATCATCGTCGCCGTGCCAGTGGCCCCGGAGGAGACGTGTGAGAGCCTGGGCCAGGTGGCGGACGAGGTCGTCTGCGTCCGGACGCCCGAGCCCTTCTACTCCGTGGGCCTGTGGTACCGCGACTTCGCGCAGACGGAGGATGACGAGGTGCGCGCCCTGCTCGCACAGGCGGCCCGGGAGCAGCAGGCCCCGGACGCGACGCAACCCTCCGCCTGA
- a CDS encoding fatty acid desaturase family protein yields MTLAVPLLVDEAPRTSLPTPHPHALVEPEAFAQDLQALKQELESSLGEADLAHARKIERWGRACSLLGYATAWLMPNPVSALLIAQGNTARWTMMAHHVTHRGYDKVPGVPAHYTGKRFATGWRRFIDWPDWIHPQAWRHEHNVLHHGHTGETADPDLVEMNTEWLRQSRLPLLLKYAVVAFFACTWKVTYYAPNTFLEWRRFERKRAGGPDEAGTPSLVTAFNPFSSEGRAFWWTCLLPYAGLRFVLLPALFAPLGAWAVLSVFANSVLAEVLTNIQSFVLIAPNHAGDDLYRFEGRARSGAEFSVRQVVGSVNYATGNDVVDFLHGWLNYQIEHHLWPSLPMTRYREAQPRVKALCEKHGVPYAQESVFRRVKRLVDIMVGRTSMRAWSPAPRG; encoded by the coding sequence ATGACCCTGGCAGTCCCCCTGCTCGTCGACGAAGCGCCGCGGACGTCCCTCCCCACTCCCCACCCCCACGCGCTCGTCGAACCGGAGGCCTTCGCGCAGGACCTCCAGGCGCTCAAGCAGGAGCTGGAGTCCTCGCTGGGCGAAGCGGACCTGGCGCACGCCCGGAAGATCGAGCGCTGGGGCCGCGCCTGCTCCTTGCTGGGCTACGCGACGGCGTGGCTGATGCCCAACCCGGTGTCCGCGCTGCTCATCGCGCAGGGCAACACGGCCCGGTGGACGATGATGGCCCACCACGTCACGCACCGGGGCTACGACAAGGTGCCGGGCGTGCCGGCGCACTACACCGGCAAGCGCTTCGCCACCGGGTGGCGCCGCTTCATCGACTGGCCGGACTGGATTCATCCCCAGGCCTGGCGGCACGAGCACAACGTGCTGCACCACGGACACACCGGCGAGACGGCGGACCCGGACCTGGTGGAGATGAACACGGAGTGGCTGCGCCAGTCGCGCCTGCCGCTGCTGCTCAAGTACGCGGTGGTGGCCTTCTTCGCCTGCACCTGGAAGGTGACGTACTACGCGCCCAACACGTTCCTGGAGTGGCGCCGCTTCGAGCGCAAGCGCGCGGGGGGCCCGGACGAGGCGGGCACGCCGTCGCTCGTCACCGCCTTCAACCCGTTCAGCTCCGAGGGCCGCGCCTTCTGGTGGACGTGCCTGCTGCCCTACGCGGGCCTGCGCTTCGTGCTGCTGCCCGCGCTCTTCGCGCCGCTGGGCGCGTGGGCCGTCCTCAGCGTGTTCGCCAACAGCGTCCTCGCGGAGGTGCTGACCAACATCCAGAGCTTCGTGCTCATCGCGCCCAACCACGCGGGAGACGACCTCTACCGCTTCGAGGGCCGGGCGCGCAGCGGCGCGGAGTTCTCCGTGCGGCAGGTGGTGGGCTCGGTGAACTACGCCACCGGCAACGACGTGGTGGACTTCCTCCACGGCTGGCTGAACTACCAGATTGAGCACCACCTCTGGCCCAGCCTGCCCATGACGCGTTACCGGGAGGCGCAGCCCCGGGTGAAGGCCCTGTGTGAGAAGCACGGCGTGCCCTACGCGCAGGAGAGCGTCTTCCGCCGCGTGAAGCGGCTGGTGGACATCATGGTGGGGCGCACGTCGATGCGCGCGTGGAGCCCGGCCCCGCGCGGCTGA
- a CDS encoding PAS domain-containing sensor histidine kinase, producing the protein MQDFPSRRQLLMAVLVATTLSAAVEGVWSYSGPVSTPARILLTAAVGLLISGTLAMLLLRSRERAHRARDAALRSANDASALREAVMDVTPVGFAFFDRELRYVHVNTALAAMHGLPAERHLGRHVTEVMPDLGQLIAPRLQLALSTGASIQDTLLQVETPAAPGESRYWFGSYLRVCGANGEVLGVIAALSELTERMRAEKSLQEHEGRLDVLTRSLPDYLWGGKLRGGRLRDFYCTPVIERTTGYAAAAFVQLAPDGGPPPLWAEMIHPEDRARYRASIEGLAPGAEAELEHRLICADGRVRWVRSRAAASALDAQGELHVGCVVTDITDRRLADDLRQRLHDSFRRSAQEWRRTFDAVSSPLMVLGADGTVQRLNAAAIALFGGMDPSGQPLFTAASAPPWSHALPLVEELRRTRASATRELGDPVSRRTWEVSATWVDEAGGEDSRIILVATEVTRLLELQASLRRSETMAAMGAIVAGVAHEVRNPLFSISAVVDAVEATFGARAELKPYVDVLRGEVKRLNHLTQELFEYGRPTRGEWVEGPVLPVVADALSACALASERAGVTVERAHADALPRVRMDARRLFHVFRNVVENAVQHSPAGSAVRVATEHAEEAGRAWVRCTVRDGGPGFREEDLPHVFEPFFSKRRGGTGLGLSIVQRILEEHQGVIRLRNHPEGGAEVTLLLPAVSSPVSTQHVDSLAS; encoded by the coding sequence ATGCAAGACTTCCCCTCCCGTCGACAGTTGTTGATGGCCGTCCTGGTGGCCACCACGCTCTCCGCGGCCGTCGAGGGGGTCTGGAGCTACTCCGGGCCGGTGAGCACCCCGGCGCGCATCCTCCTCACCGCCGCCGTGGGGCTGCTCATCAGCGGCACCCTGGCGATGCTGCTCCTGCGCAGCCGCGAGCGCGCCCACCGCGCGCGGGACGCCGCCTTGCGCAGCGCGAATGACGCCAGCGCCCTGCGCGAAGCCGTCATGGACGTCACGCCCGTGGGCTTCGCCTTCTTCGACCGCGAGCTGCGCTACGTCCACGTCAACACGGCCCTCGCCGCGATGCATGGCCTGCCCGCGGAGCGCCACCTGGGCCGGCACGTCACCGAGGTGATGCCCGACCTGGGACAGCTCATCGCCCCGCGCCTCCAGCTCGCGCTCAGCACGGGCGCGTCCATCCAGGACACCCTGCTCCAGGTGGAGACGCCCGCGGCCCCCGGTGAGAGCCGCTACTGGTTCGGCAGCTACCTGCGCGTGTGCGGCGCGAATGGCGAGGTGCTGGGCGTCATCGCCGCGCTGTCCGAGCTCACCGAGCGCATGCGCGCCGAGAAGAGCCTCCAGGAGCACGAGGGCCGGCTGGACGTGCTCACGCGCTCGCTGCCGGACTACCTGTGGGGCGGCAAGCTGCGCGGCGGCAGGCTGCGCGACTTCTACTGCACCCCCGTCATCGAGCGCACCACCGGCTATGCCGCCGCCGCGTTCGTCCAGCTCGCGCCGGATGGCGGCCCGCCGCCGCTCTGGGCGGAGATGATCCACCCGGAGGACCGCGCCCGCTACCGCGCCAGCATCGAGGGCCTGGCGCCGGGCGCGGAGGCGGAGCTGGAGCACCGGCTCATCTGCGCCGACGGCCGCGTGCGCTGGGTGCGCAGCCGCGCCGCCGCCTCCGCGCTGGACGCGCAGGGCGAGCTGCACGTGGGCTGCGTCGTCACGGACATCACGGACCGGCGCCTCGCGGACGACCTGCGGCAGCGCCTCCATGACAGCTTCCGCCGCTCCGCGCAGGAGTGGCGCCGCACCTTCGACGCCGTGTCCTCGCCGCTGATGGTGCTGGGCGCGGACGGCACCGTGCAGCGGCTCAACGCCGCGGCCATCGCGCTCTTCGGAGGCATGGACCCCTCCGGCCAGCCGCTGTTCACCGCGGCCAGCGCCCCGCCCTGGTCCCACGCGCTGCCGCTGGTGGAGGAGCTGCGCCGCACCCGCGCCAGCGCCACCCGGGAGCTGGGCGACCCGGTGTCGCGCCGCACGTGGGAGGTCTCCGCGACGTGGGTGGACGAAGCGGGCGGCGAGGACTCCCGCATCATCCTGGTCGCCACCGAGGTGACGCGCCTGCTGGAGCTCCAGGCCAGCCTGCGGCGCAGTGAGACCATGGCCGCCATGGGCGCCATCGTCGCGGGCGTGGCCCACGAGGTCCGCAACCCGCTCTTCTCCATCTCCGCCGTGGTGGACGCGGTGGAGGCCACCTTCGGCGCGCGCGCGGAGCTCAAACCCTACGTGGACGTCCTGCGCGGCGAGGTGAAGCGGCTCAACCACCTCACCCAGGAGCTCTTCGAGTACGGCCGCCCCACCCGGGGTGAGTGGGTGGAAGGCCCCGTCCTCCCCGTGGTCGCGGACGCGCTCTCCGCGTGCGCGCTGGCCAGCGAGCGCGCGGGCGTGACGGTGGAGCGGGCCCATGCGGACGCCCTGCCCCGCGTCCGCATGGACGCCCGGCGCTTGTTTCATGTCTTCCGCAACGTGGTGGAGAACGCGGTGCAGCATTCGCCCGCCGGCAGCGCGGTGCGCGTGGCCACGGAGCACGCCGAGGAGGCCGGCCGGGCGTGGGTGCGGTGCACCGTGCGTGACGGCGGGCCGGGCTTCCGCGAGGAGGACCTGCCCCATGTCTTCGAGCCCTTCTTCAGCAAGCGGCGCGGCGGCACGGGGCTGGGGCTGTCCATCGTCCAGCGCATCCTGGAGGAGCACCAGGGCGTCATCCGCCTGCGCAATCACCCGGAGGGCGGGGCGGAAGTCACGCTGCTGCTGCCGGCTGTTTCTTCGCCTGTATCAACGCAACACGTAGACTCCCTGGCTTCATGA
- a CDS encoding sigma-54-dependent transcriptional regulator codes for MTRTRILLVDDEPGIRLGMRGFLTAHGFDVDEASSLAEAQEAFRATRPDVAVVDYRLTDGTALELLPRLKDIDASVPLVVLTGHGSIELAVQAVKEGAEQFLTKPVELAVLKVVLDRLVAQRRERQRLLAERSRVTRGRVDPFVGTSAALRALQAQAERIIESDSPVLITGETGSGKSVLARWLHEGGPRKDAPFVDLNCAALSKDLLDSELFGHEKGAFTGAVAAKQGLLEVADRGTLFLDEIGDMDSAVQPKLLKVLEEKRFRRLGDVRDRRVDVRLIAATHQDLGAGAREKRFRSDLYFRVSTLILHVPPLRERPEDIVGLAHHVLAELGAARGRGGVGLQPDAEVALTRYAWPGNIRELRNVLERAVLLSGGGPLSRGDLRFEASAGESGSDADDNLTLEELERRHIERILRRENGHVERAAARLGIPRSSLYERLKRLGINRSGFQKPDP; via the coding sequence ATGACGCGTACCCGAATCCTCCTCGTGGACGACGAGCCCGGCATCCGCCTGGGCATGCGGGGCTTCCTCACCGCCCACGGGTTCGACGTGGACGAGGCCTCCAGCCTCGCCGAGGCGCAGGAGGCGTTCCGCGCCACGCGTCCGGACGTGGCGGTGGTGGACTACCGGCTCACGGACGGCACCGCGCTGGAGCTGCTGCCCCGGCTCAAGGACATTGACGCCTCCGTGCCGCTGGTGGTGCTCACCGGCCATGGCTCCATCGAGCTGGCCGTCCAGGCGGTGAAGGAAGGCGCCGAGCAGTTCCTCACCAAGCCCGTGGAGCTGGCCGTCCTCAAGGTGGTGCTGGACCGGCTGGTGGCGCAGCGGCGGGAGCGGCAGCGGCTGCTGGCGGAGCGCTCGCGCGTCACCCGTGGGAGGGTGGACCCCTTCGTGGGCACCAGCGCCGCCCTCCGCGCGCTCCAGGCGCAGGCCGAGCGCATCATCGAAAGCGACAGCCCGGTGCTCATCACCGGGGAGACGGGCAGCGGCAAGAGCGTGCTCGCGCGCTGGCTGCACGAAGGGGGACCGCGCAAGGACGCGCCCTTCGTGGACCTCAACTGCGCGGCGCTCTCCAAGGACCTGCTCGACTCGGAGCTGTTCGGCCATGAGAAGGGCGCCTTCACCGGCGCGGTGGCCGCCAAGCAGGGCCTGCTGGAGGTGGCCGACCGGGGCACCCTCTTCCTGGACGAGATTGGCGACATGGACTCGGCCGTCCAGCCCAAGCTGCTGAAGGTGCTGGAGGAGAAGCGCTTCCGGCGGCTGGGCGACGTCAGGGACCGCCGCGTGGACGTGCGCCTCATCGCGGCCACGCACCAGGACCTGGGCGCGGGCGCCCGGGAGAAGCGCTTCCGCAGCGACCTCTACTTCCGCGTCAGCACGCTCATCCTCCACGTGCCCCCGCTGCGCGAGCGGCCGGAGGACATCGTCGGGCTGGCGCACCACGTCCTGGCGGAGCTGGGCGCGGCGCGAGGCCGCGGCGGCGTGGGCCTGCAACCCGACGCGGAGGTCGCCCTCACCCGCTACGCCTGGCCCGGCAACATCCGCGAGCTGCGCAACGTGCTGGAGCGCGCCGTCCTCCTGTCCGGAGGCGGGCCGCTGTCCCGGGGAGACCTGCGCTTCGAGGCCAGCGCCGGTGAGTCCGGCTCGGACGCCGACGACAACCTCACCCTCGAGGAGCTGGAGCGCCGCCACATCGAGCGCATCCTCCGCCGCGAGAATGGCCACGTGGAGCGCGCCGCCGCGCGACTCGGCATCCCCCGCTCCTCCCTCTATGAGCGGCTGAAGCGCCTGGGCATCAACCGGTCCGGATTCCAGAAACCGGATCCGTAG
- a CDS encoding response regulator, which yields MAQNILIVDDESSLCWVLGQFFAGAGYRVDSASALDEALDLMTTGRYDLVISDLRLSGTLSEEGLMLADFVRRFAPMTRIVLLTAFASQEITDRAQALGVDLVLPKPQPLPALAEHVSRLLAAAAG from the coding sequence GTGGCCCAGAACATCCTGATCGTCGATGACGAGTCTTCCCTCTGCTGGGTGTTGGGTCAGTTCTTCGCCGGGGCCGGCTACCGCGTGGATTCCGCGAGCGCGCTGGACGAAGCGCTGGACCTGATGACCACGGGCCGCTACGACCTGGTCATCAGCGACCTGCGGCTGAGCGGGACGCTGTCCGAGGAAGGGCTGATGCTGGCGGACTTCGTGCGCCGCTTCGCGCCCATGACGCGCATCGTCCTGCTGACCGCGTTCGCGTCGCAGGAAATCACCGACCGCGCCCAGGCCCTGGGCGTGGACCTGGTGCTGCCCAAGCCGCAGCCGCTGCCCGCGCTGGCCGAACACGTCTCGCGCCTGCTGGCCGCCGCCGCGGGGTAG